In Afipia sp. GAS231, a single window of DNA contains:
- a CDS encoding collagen-like protein, whose product MYRNIGSASLLLLALAPADAFAADIVWNSTKTFGSFDCRPSADRIVISGVVNLVHPDDADLRKPAKYITIICPNLKFEPSSKLTSDSSLDIKIEKVVAGPVFIESTRGKSGADAPQTPDRWQQSVASSGGGGGGGGNGDDGEDCWKFGHGSSPGGDGAKGGRGTDGKNGDVGADGLTGLNGSNIRLIAGAFDKDVTIETNSVGGEGGRGGLGGRGQDGGAGGPGGGGGEGGDSKGCHDASRGGSGGSGGDGGNGGNGGQGGQGGNGGHGGDIRVGLKVGSEPPGLPKYNVDGGAGGFGGVGGQFGVGGAGGPGGHWGRGGKGSKFPLFTKDDGSNGYEGAYGAPGHDGKPGPNGLSGRAGDAGTFGGTKWGTLSEDDFNKNF is encoded by the coding sequence ATGTATCGCAACATTGGTTCGGCTTCGCTGTTGTTGCTGGCGCTCGCTCCGGCGGACGCGTTTGCGGCGGACATCGTCTGGAATTCTACAAAAACCTTTGGCAGTTTCGACTGCCGGCCCAGCGCCGATCGGATCGTGATTTCGGGTGTCGTGAACCTGGTGCATCCCGACGATGCGGACCTGCGCAAGCCTGCCAAATACATCACCATCATCTGTCCCAATCTCAAGTTTGAACCGTCGTCGAAGCTGACGAGCGATAGCAGCCTCGACATCAAGATCGAAAAGGTCGTCGCCGGGCCGGTCTTCATCGAAAGCACCAGAGGAAAATCGGGCGCGGATGCTCCGCAGACGCCGGACCGGTGGCAGCAATCGGTGGCCTCTTCGGGTGGTGGAGGCGGAGGCGGAGGCAACGGAGATGACGGGGAAGATTGCTGGAAGTTCGGACATGGCTCCAGCCCGGGGGGCGACGGCGCCAAGGGTGGAAGAGGAACAGACGGCAAGAACGGCGACGTCGGGGCCGATGGTTTGACCGGACTGAATGGCTCGAACATCCGGCTGATTGCCGGCGCGTTCGACAAGGACGTCACGATCGAAACCAACAGCGTCGGCGGTGAAGGAGGAAGGGGCGGCCTTGGCGGACGCGGTCAAGATGGCGGGGCGGGAGGTCCGGGTGGCGGCGGTGGAGAAGGCGGCGACAGCAAAGGTTGTCATGACGCTTCACGCGGCGGTTCGGGCGGTTCCGGCGGCGATGGCGGCAACGGCGGAAATGGCGGGCAGGGCGGCCAGGGCGGCAACGGCGGTCACGGCGGCGACATTCGCGTTGGCCTGAAGGTTGGAAGCGAGCCGCCGGGCTTGCCCAAATACAATGTCGACGGTGGTGCAGGAGGATTTGGCGGCGTTGGGGGCCAATTCGGCGTTGGTGGCGCAGGCGGACCCGGAGGGCATTGGGGACGAGGTGGAAAAGGCTCCAAGTTCCCGCTCTTCACGAAAGACGACGGAAGCAACGGATACGAAGGTGCGTACGGCGCCCCGGGTCATGATGGCAAGCCGGGACCAAATGGGCTTAGCGGTCGCGCCGGCGACGCCGGCACCTTCGGCGGAACCAAATGGGGCACGCTGTCCGAAGACGACTTCAACAAGAATTTCTAG
- a CDS encoding NarK/NasA family nitrate transporter, whose translation MKLAEFKKAGHWPTLLAAFLYFDISFMAWVALGPLIVYIARDMNLAVDEKFTLVAIPVLAGALLRVPMGIFADLIGAKRTGIIAQLVVIAATVWVWRFGLPSKLAVEIFGLALGIGGASFAVALPQASRWYPPQYQGVVMGIAGAGNMGVVLDTLLAPSIAEHYGWQTVFGVLLIPMLLILAYYAFAAKDAPGERKPVSLKAYGTLFRDPDSRWFMFFYFITFGGFVGLANALPLYFTVQYHVSGVAAGMLVALIVAFGSGFRPVGGLIADRIGGIRSLSMLFGVVVAAYVVIAFMPEGPTASSPGGWALTEMPRIAWISVLLFSIGVLALGMGNGAVFQLIPLRFRHEIGMMTGMVGCAGGVGGFFLAKALGIAKGMTGGFGAGFLFFGALALLGFLGLAMVKVRWRTTWGAASGARV comes from the coding sequence ATGAAGCTCGCTGAATTTAAGAAGGCCGGCCATTGGCCGACGCTGCTGGCTGCGTTTCTCTACTTCGACATCAGCTTCATGGCTTGGGTCGCGCTTGGTCCGTTGATCGTCTACATCGCGCGCGACATGAACCTTGCCGTCGATGAGAAATTCACGCTCGTCGCGATTCCGGTTCTGGCCGGCGCGCTGCTGCGGGTCCCGATGGGCATCTTCGCCGATCTGATCGGCGCCAAGCGGACCGGCATCATCGCCCAACTCGTCGTCATCGCGGCAACCGTATGGGTCTGGCGTTTCGGACTCCCGAGCAAGCTGGCGGTCGAGATCTTTGGTCTTGCACTCGGCATCGGCGGTGCCTCGTTCGCGGTGGCCTTGCCGCAGGCGAGCCGCTGGTATCCGCCGCAATATCAGGGCGTGGTGATGGGGATCGCCGGCGCCGGCAATATGGGCGTCGTGCTCGACACGCTGCTGGCACCATCGATCGCCGAGCATTACGGCTGGCAGACCGTGTTCGGCGTGCTGCTGATTCCGATGCTGCTGATTCTGGCCTACTACGCCTTTGCGGCCAAGGATGCGCCGGGAGAGCGCAAGCCGGTCTCGCTCAAGGCCTATGGCACCTTGTTCCGCGATCCCGACAGCCGCTGGTTCATGTTCTTCTACTTCATCACCTTCGGCGGCTTCGTCGGGCTCGCCAATGCGCTGCCGCTGTATTTCACCGTGCAGTATCACGTGTCCGGCGTGGCCGCGGGGATGCTGGTGGCCTTGATCGTTGCCTTCGGATCCGGTTTCCGGCCGGTCGGCGGACTGATCGCCGACCGGATCGGCGGCATCCGATCGTTGTCGATGCTGTTTGGCGTGGTCGTGGCGGCCTATGTCGTCATCGCCTTCATGCCAGAAGGGCCGACCGCATCGAGCCCCGGAGGCTGGGCGCTCACCGAAATGCCGCGCATCGCCTGGATATCGGTGCTGCTGTTCTCGATCGGCGTGCTCGCGCTGGGTATGGGCAACGGCGCGGTGTTCCAGCTCATTCCGCTTCGCTTCCGTCACGAGATCGGCATGATGACCGGCATGGTCGGTTGCGCCGGCGGCGTCGGCGGCTTCTTCCTTGCCAAGGCGCTTGGCATCGCCAAGGGAATGACCGGCGGGTTCGGCGCAGGTTTTCTGTTTTTTGGCGCGCTGGCGTTGCTTGGATTCCTCGGACTTGCCATGGTCAAGGTCCGCTGGCGCACCACCTGGGGCGCCGCGTCGGGAGCGCGGGTCTGA
- a CDS encoding bifunctional protein-serine/threonine kinase/phosphatase, with amino-acid sequence MTIGSQRNLGVRVGFVSETGKRSGNEDYVGVCLGQTGAANRDIVAAVADGVGGHKGGREAAELAIRSFIDAYYSLPETLGARRRASRSLEAVNNWIYTQGRIDPLLSGMSCAFSSMILSRRQCHVIHIGDTRAYRLSEGRLERLTKDHIAGRGDLAHLLNRAIGFEDFARFDYSTVGLRQHDRLLICSDGVHGVLHDHRLQALLSERTSPEESARALVDAALDAGSSDNMTALVLDVVDLPPADRDELTHSIATLPILDLPQTEDVVDDFVLGDILSDGRYSRLFKAIDRPQGRDVVLKFPHPRVASEGSYRLAFVREAWVAARVRSLWIGEIIELPAERQTRLYSVMPLYEGETLEQRLNRPPQLSLAEGIGIATKLARAVATLHRAGIIHRDIKPDNVILLQAGGLRLVDLGVARVPLLEDFPAQDIPGTASYMAPELFGGRPGDEFSDLYALGVTVYRTFTAAYPYGEIEPFSRPRFTKPAPLARYRPDLPAWLDAVIGKALSVDPAQRFGDVIEFSHELENGAMWAKPAATARRSLYDRDPLIFWKSLSAGLIVLVILLLAWR; translated from the coding sequence GTGACGATAGGTTCGCAACGAAATCTCGGGGTTCGGGTCGGTTTCGTCAGCGAGACCGGCAAGCGATCCGGCAATGAGGATTATGTCGGGGTTTGCCTCGGCCAAACCGGTGCGGCCAACCGCGACATTGTCGCCGCCGTCGCCGACGGCGTCGGGGGCCACAAGGGCGGACGCGAAGCCGCCGAGCTCGCCATCCGCAGTTTCATCGACGCCTACTACTCGCTGCCGGAAACGCTGGGCGCGCGGCGCCGGGCTTCACGCTCGCTCGAAGCCGTCAACAACTGGATCTATACCCAGGGCCGTATCGACCCCTTGCTCAGCGGCATGAGTTGCGCCTTTTCGTCGATGATCCTGTCGCGGCGGCAATGCCACGTGATTCATATCGGCGATACCCGCGCCTACCGCCTGAGCGAAGGCCGCCTGGAACGGCTGACTAAGGATCACATCGCCGGACGCGGCGACCTCGCCCACCTCCTCAACCGCGCCATCGGCTTCGAGGATTTTGCGCGTTTCGATTATTCGACCGTCGGACTGCGGCAGCATGACAGGCTCCTGATCTGCAGCGACGGCGTCCATGGCGTGCTGCACGATCATCGCCTGCAGGCGCTGTTGAGCGAGCGCACTTCGCCGGAAGAATCCGCCCGCGCGCTGGTCGACGCGGCGCTGGACGCCGGCTCGAGCGACAACATGACCGCGCTGGTGCTCGATGTCGTCGACCTGCCGCCGGCCGACCGCGACGAACTCACCCATTCGATCGCGACGCTTCCGATCCTGGATTTGCCTCAAACGGAAGATGTCGTCGACGATTTCGTCCTCGGCGACATCCTATCGGATGGCCGCTACAGCCGGCTGTTCAAGGCGATCGACCGGCCGCAGGGACGCGACGTGGTGCTGAAATTTCCGCATCCGCGTGTCGCCAGCGAAGGTTCCTATCGCCTCGCCTTCGTCCGCGAGGCCTGGGTTGCGGCCCGCGTGCGCAGCCTGTGGATCGGAGAAATCATCGAACTGCCCGCCGAACGGCAGACACGGCTCTATTCGGTGATGCCGCTGTACGAAGGTGAGACGCTGGAGCAGCGGCTCAACCGCCCGCCGCAACTGTCGCTGGCTGAAGGCATCGGGATTGCGACCAAACTGGCGCGCGCGGTTGCGACGCTGCATCGGGCCGGCATCATCCATCGCGACATCAAGCCTGATAATGTGATCCTGTTGCAGGCCGGCGGGTTGCGGCTCGTCGACCTCGGTGTCGCGCGCGTGCCGCTGCTGGAGGATTTTCCGGCGCAGGACATTCCGGGCACCGCGAGCTACATGGCGCCCGAACTGTTCGGCGGCCGGCCCGGCGACGAATTCTCCGATCTCTATGCGCTCGGCGTCACCGTGTACCGGACGTTCACCGCCGCCTATCCCTACGGCGAGATCGAGCCGTTCTCGCGGCCCCGCTTCACCAAGCCGGCGCCACTCGCGCGCTATCGCCCCGACCTGCCGGCCTGGCTCGATGCCGTCATCGGCAAGGCGCTCAGCGTCGACCCGGCGCAACGTTTCGGCGACGTCATCGAGTTCTCGCATGAGCTGGAGAATGGCGCGATGTGGGCGAAGCCTGCCGCAACGGCCCGGCGGTCACTCTACGATCGCGATCCCCTGATATTCTGGAAAAGCCTGTCGGCCGGCCTGATCGTGCTGGTCATCCTGCTTCTGGCGTGGCGGTAG
- a CDS encoding L-2-amino-thiazoline-4-carboxylic acid hydrolase yields the protein MTNVLDDYMVDVRLSLLDKTRIQAQVLVPLLRALRAELGQEKADAIARQALRDWSQQLFAIGDSLEGSPRRKWAAMHTALADVTEREVTVEMVRHDEEALEFDVTHCRFAAFFRALGEPELGALLVCATDFDIVQAAGGEVSLAREQTLMQGAPSCTFRYGFAPRS from the coding sequence ATGACAAACGTACTCGACGACTACATGGTCGATGTCAGACTGTCGCTGCTGGATAAGACGCGGATCCAGGCCCAGGTGCTGGTACCGCTGCTGCGAGCCCTGCGCGCCGAACTCGGCCAGGAAAAAGCCGATGCGATCGCGCGGCAAGCCTTGCGCGACTGGTCGCAGCAGTTGTTCGCGATCGGCGACAGCCTCGAGGGCAGCCCGCGGCGCAAATGGGCGGCGATGCACACCGCGCTGGCCGACGTCACCGAGCGCGAGGTGACGGTGGAGATGGTCAGGCACGATGAGGAAGCGCTGGAATTCGATGTCACGCATTGCCGATTCGCGGCGTTCTTTCGCGCACTCGGCGAGCCCGAGCTCGGCGCATTGCTGGTCTGCGCGACCGATTTCGATATCGTCCAGGCTGCCGGCGGCGAAGTCAGCCTCGCGCGTGAGCAGACCCTGATGCAGGGCGCCCCGAGCTGCACGTTTCGCTATGGCTTCGCGCCGCGGTCGTGA
- the nirD gene encoding nitrite reductase small subunit NirD — MTNWIEIGSLNDIPVLGSRVVRTAAGNIAVFRTGDDEVFALDDRCPHKGGPLSQGIVHNKRVTCPLHNFVIDLKSGVAIAPDEGCTRAHPAKVENNTVWLYVQTATAAAD, encoded by the coding sequence ATGACAAACTGGATTGAAATCGGATCGTTGAACGATATTCCCGTGCTGGGCTCGCGCGTCGTGCGAACGGCGGCTGGAAATATCGCGGTTTTTCGCACCGGCGACGACGAGGTATTCGCGCTCGACGACCGCTGCCCGCACAAGGGCGGGCCGCTGTCGCAGGGCATCGTGCACAACAAGCGCGTCACCTGTCCGCTGCACAATTTCGTCATCGATCTCAAGAGCGGCGTGGCGATTGCGCCCGACGAGGGATGTACCCGCGCGCATCCGGCCAAGGTGGAGAACAACACCGTCTGGCTTTACGTCCAGACGGCGACCGCTGCTGCCGACTGA
- a CDS encoding NAD(P)/FAD-dependent oxidoreductase codes for MAETNKGEGSHHEVIVIGAGVAGIYQIKRLADLGIDALVLDAAPDLGGTWYWNRYPGARFDSESYTYGYSFSKELLEEWHWKERFSAQPENLRYLNYVADKFGLRKYMRFNCKVEKARFDEAQNIWHLALADGSELICRFVVLAVGLLSVPTPPRLEGMDSFKGRSFHTFYWPHEPVDLTGKKVAVIGTGATAIQIIGEIADKVGELTVFQRRPNWSAPLNNSPISNAEMADIRVRYDDIFAACSRTPGGFEHEPDRRGFHEVTREERLALWDKLYDEPGFGIWLSNFREIFTDEAANAEFSAYIADRIRRRVKDPVTAEKLIPKDHGFGVQRVPLETRYFEAYNSDNVHLVDISETPIERITENGLRTSVRDYEFDVVVYSTGFDAITGAFDQIDISGVGGEKLFDKWRDGPSTFLGMLVHGFPNLLMPTGPQSGSASTNFPRGIENGVNWCMDLLQHMWNRGYVSADPTLAAQERWTAHVTKMYAIMLMRKAKSWFTGYNSNVPGHEHGKVRYFVYNGGTPKYVAAINDVAAKGYEGIVFGSEARSNAAE; via the coding sequence ATGGCCGAAACGAACAAGGGTGAGGGATCGCACCACGAAGTCATCGTGATCGGCGCCGGCGTGGCGGGCATTTACCAGATCAAGCGGCTGGCCGACCTCGGGATCGACGCGCTGGTGCTGGATGCCGCGCCCGACCTCGGCGGCACCTGGTACTGGAACCGCTATCCCGGCGCGCGCTTCGATTCCGAAAGCTATACTTACGGTTATTCCTTCTCGAAGGAATTGCTCGAGGAGTGGCACTGGAAGGAACGCTTCTCGGCTCAGCCGGAAAATCTGCGCTACCTGAATTACGTCGCAGACAAATTTGGCTTACGCAAATACATGCGGTTCAACTGCAAGGTCGAAAAGGCCCGGTTCGACGAGGCGCAAAATATTTGGCACCTCGCGCTCGCCGATGGCAGCGAATTGATCTGCCGTTTCGTCGTGCTGGCTGTTGGACTGCTGTCGGTGCCGACGCCGCCCCGGCTGGAAGGGATGGACAGTTTCAAGGGACGATCGTTCCATACCTTCTACTGGCCGCATGAACCCGTCGACCTGACCGGCAAGAAGGTCGCCGTCATCGGTACCGGCGCCACCGCCATTCAGATCATCGGCGAGATCGCCGACAAGGTCGGCGAATTAACCGTGTTCCAGCGCCGTCCGAACTGGAGCGCGCCGCTCAACAATAGTCCGATCTCCAACGCGGAGATGGCCGACATCCGCGTGCGCTATGACGATATCTTTGCGGCCTGCTCGCGCACCCCGGGCGGATTCGAGCATGAACCTGATCGGCGCGGCTTCCACGAAGTCACCCGCGAGGAGCGGCTGGCGCTGTGGGACAAGCTTTATGATGAACCCGGCTTTGGCATCTGGCTGAGCAACTTTCGCGAGATCTTTACCGACGAGGCGGCCAATGCCGAGTTCTCCGCCTACATCGCCGATCGTATTCGCAGGCGGGTGAAGGATCCCGTGACCGCGGAAAAACTGATTCCGAAGGATCACGGCTTTGGCGTGCAGCGGGTGCCGCTGGAGACGCGCTACTTCGAGGCCTACAACAGCGACAATGTGCATCTCGTCGATATCAGCGAGACGCCGATCGAACGGATTACCGAAAACGGCCTGCGCACCAGTGTGCGCGACTACGAATTCGACGTCGTCGTCTATTCCACCGGCTTCGACGCCATCACCGGCGCGTTCGATCAGATCGACATCAGCGGCGTCGGTGGCGAGAAACTGTTCGACAAATGGCGGGACGGTCCGTCGACCTTCCTCGGCATGCTCGTGCACGGCTTTCCGAATTTGTTGATGCCGACCGGCCCGCAGAGCGGCTCGGCCTCGACCAACTTCCCGCGCGGCATCGAGAACGGCGTCAACTGGTGCATGGACCTGCTTCAGCACATGTGGAATCGCGGTTATGTCAGCGCCGATCCGACGCTGGCGGCGCAGGAGCGCTGGACCGCCCACGTTACCAAGATGTACGCCATCATGCTGATGCGCAAAGCCAAGTCGTGGTTCACGGGCTACAACTCCAACGTTCCCGGCCACGAGCACGGCAAGGTGCGTTATTTCGTCTACAATGGCGGCACGCCGAAATATGTCGCCGCCATCAACGATGTCGCGGCGAAGGGGTATGAGGGGATCGTGTTCGGTAGCGAGGCGCGGTCCAACGCGGCGGAATAA
- a CDS encoding LysR family transcriptional regulator, whose product MSYRLPPLNGLRAFEAAARHLSFTRAADELSVTPGAVSQQVKSLEGVLGITLFRRLPRSLILTEEGEAYLPSITSAFDLISRATEKSAPALRGRKLRLGVAPRLLKPATAAARKLRQAAVGNDAVMLKLTDDLAELLNGKLDMLLRAAGGSHPGLHVDRLVLAGADATPAVLLTFPGLAGCREHRRLIRRLQEAT is encoded by the coding sequence ATGAGTTACCGACTGCCACCCCTCAACGGCCTGCGCGCCTTCGAGGCGGCTGCGCGCCATCTGAGTTTTACGCGCGCCGCCGACGAACTTAGCGTGACGCCGGGCGCTGTGAGCCAGCAGGTGAAGTCGCTCGAGGGCGTGCTCGGCATCACGCTGTTCCGGCGGCTGCCGCGCAGCCTGATCCTGACCGAGGAAGGCGAAGCCTATCTGCCGTCGATTACCTCGGCCTTCGATCTGATTTCCAGGGCGACGGAAAAGTCGGCGCCGGCGCTGCGCGGGCGCAAGTTGCGGTTGGGCGTCGCGCCGCGGCTGCTGAAGCCGGCCACCGCCGCGGCGCGCAAACTGCGTCAGGCCGCTGTCGGCAACGACGCGGTGATGCTGAAGCTCACCGACGATCTCGCCGAGCTGTTGAACGGCAAGCTCGACATGCTGCTTCGCGCCGCCGGCGGTTCGCACCCCGGTCTGCATGTCGATCGCCTGGTGCTGGCGGGCGCCGACGCTACGCCGGCCGTGCTGTTGACCTTTCCCGGCCTTGCCGGATGCCGTGAGCATCGCCGGCTGATCCGGCGCCTGCAGGAAGCGACGTGA
- a CDS encoding phosphotransferase family protein, whose protein sequence is MNGPTSGDALGRRLEHYLCKYWGESVAVRDLSRIPGGASRETYRFDAEVGGKIRGMILRRDPVGGLIDTDRQTEFMAYRSFHGSVPVPEPLVLETEGGVLERPFFIMSRIDGGQVPSVMNLEPYGEHAGAIGRELFGILGRIARRDPATLPIKDCCAAPAPADGWRVALDYWSAVIVRDERHPQPIVHAAIRRLYRNPPKPAQKISVVHGDYRSGNFMHDGRGKIIAVLDWEMAHLGDAVEDLAWCFDPMWSHFDETRVAGTISEAEAIAIWERESGLRVDPSVLAWWKLFSAVKGCAIWTTSAKEFIASNDLVLGFTGTYTARRHDRIMADLLARLVEEGWS, encoded by the coding sequence ATGAATGGGCCGACCTCGGGCGATGCGCTCGGCCGGCGGCTGGAGCACTATCTCTGCAAGTACTGGGGCGAGAGCGTCGCGGTGCGCGATCTCTCGCGGATTCCCGGCGGCGCCAGCCGCGAGACCTACCGCTTCGATGCGGAGGTCGGCGGTAAAATCAGGGGCATGATCCTGCGGCGCGATCCTGTCGGCGGGCTTATCGATACGGATCGGCAAACCGAATTCATGGCCTACCGGTCGTTCCACGGCAGCGTACCGGTGCCCGAACCGCTGGTGCTGGAAACCGAAGGCGGCGTGCTGGAGCGGCCGTTCTTCATCATGAGCCGGATCGACGGCGGCCAGGTGCCGTCGGTGATGAACCTCGAACCCTATGGCGAACATGCCGGCGCCATCGGCCGCGAATTGTTTGGGATTCTCGGGCGCATCGCCCGCCGCGACCCGGCGACACTGCCGATCAAGGATTGCTGCGCAGCCCCTGCCCCCGCCGATGGCTGGCGCGTGGCGCTGGACTACTGGAGCGCGGTGATCGTGCGCGACGAACGTCACCCGCAGCCGATCGTCCATGCCGCGATCCGGCGTCTGTATCGAAATCCGCCAAAGCCGGCACAAAAGATTTCCGTGGTCCATGGCGATTACCGCTCGGGCAACTTCATGCACGATGGACGCGGAAAGATAATCGCCGTGCTCGACTGGGAGATGGCGCATCTCGGCGACGCCGTCGAAGATCTCGCCTGGTGCTTCGACCCGATGTGGAGCCATTTCGACGAAACCCGCGTTGCCGGCACGATTAGCGAAGCGGAAGCGATCGCGATCTGGGAGCGCGAGAGCGGGCTGCGCGTCGATCCTTCGGTGCTGGCGTGGTGGAAACTGTTCAGCGCCGTGAAAGGCTGCGCGATCTGGACCACGTCAGCCAAGGAGTTCATCGCCAGCAACGATCTGGTGCTTGGATTTACCGGCACCTACACCGCGCGCCGGCACGACCGGATCATGGCGGACCTGTTGGCGCGGCTGGTCGAGGAGGGCTGGTCATGA
- the nirB gene encoding nitrite reductase large subunit NirB, giving the protein MLEKVSKQKLVVIGNGMAGIRTVETLLERAPDLYDITVFGSEPYGNYNRILLSPVLAGEKTVDDIMLNTVQWYDDNGITLRKNEMIVMIDRRTCEVVTADGARVPYDRLLIATGSNPIILPIPGKDLKGVIGFRDIQDVERMVEASTSHKHAVVIGGGLLGLEAANGLMKRGMNVTVVHLLDTLMERQLDPVAGGMLRKSLEERGMVFRMPAQTQAILGEDHVTGVRFADGEEIPADLVVMAVGIRPNVELARKAGLYCERGIVVTDTMQTYDGRIYAVGECVQHRRQVYGLVAPLFDQAKVCANHLAMKGFATYDGSVTSTKLKVTGIDLFSAGDFAAGPDREEIVLQDATRGVYKRIIIQGKKIVGAVLYGDTVDGPWYFQHLRDGTDVSQMRERLVFGSANLGDGGHSGQNSVAAMSDEAEICGCNGVCKGTIVKAISEKKLFTIDDVRAHTKASSSCGSCTGLVEQVLAFTLGGDYSVAPKVKPICACTDHSHDDARRVIVEQGLKTIPDVMKFMDWKTPNGCHSCRPALNYYLVSQWPGEYRDDAQSRYINERVHANIQKDGTYSVVPRMWGGVTTPDELRAIADVADKFKIPTVKVTGGQRIDLLGVKKEDLPAVWADLNDAGMVSGHAYAKGLRTVKTCVGSEWCRFGTQDSTGLGIKIEKFMWGSWTPAKVKLGVSGCPRNCAEATCKDVGVICVDSGFEIHFAGAAGLHIKGTEFLGKVATEEETLEVICALTQLYREQGWYLERMYKWCDRVGLDAIRKQVVDDLANRKALFGRFAYSQQFSQSDPWAERARRGVESNEFKPMAELELA; this is encoded by the coding sequence ATGCTCGAGAAAGTCAGCAAGCAGAAGTTGGTGGTGATCGGCAACGGCATGGCGGGAATCCGCACCGTGGAAACGCTGCTGGAGCGTGCGCCCGATCTTTACGACATCACCGTCTTCGGTTCCGAGCCGTACGGCAACTACAACCGGATCTTGCTGTCGCCGGTGCTGGCGGGCGAGAAGACCGTTGACGACATCATGCTCAACACCGTGCAATGGTACGACGACAACGGCATCACGCTGCGCAAGAACGAAATGATCGTCATGATCGACCGGCGCACCTGTGAAGTCGTCACAGCGGATGGCGCGCGGGTGCCCTATGATCGCCTGCTGATCGCCACCGGCTCCAATCCGATCATACTGCCCATACCGGGCAAGGACCTGAAAGGCGTCATCGGCTTTCGCGATATTCAGGACGTCGAGCGCATGGTCGAGGCCTCGACCAGCCACAAGCATGCCGTCGTGATCGGCGGCGGCTTGCTTGGTCTCGAAGCCGCCAACGGCCTGATGAAGCGCGGCATGAACGTCACCGTCGTGCATCTGCTCGACACGCTGATGGAACGTCAGCTCGATCCGGTGGCGGGCGGAATGCTGCGCAAGTCGCTGGAAGAGCGCGGCATGGTGTTCAGGATGCCGGCGCAGACGCAGGCCATTCTGGGCGAGGATCATGTCACCGGCGTACGCTTTGCCGATGGCGAGGAGATTCCAGCCGACCTGGTGGTGATGGCCGTCGGCATCCGCCCCAACGTCGAACTCGCCCGCAAGGCCGGCCTCTATTGCGAGCGCGGCATCGTCGTCACCGACACCATGCAGACCTATGACGGGCGCATCTACGCGGTCGGTGAGTGCGTGCAGCACCGCCGCCAGGTCTACGGCCTGGTGGCGCCCCTGTTCGACCAGGCCAAGGTTTGCGCCAACCACCTCGCCATGAAGGGTTTTGCCACCTATGACGGCTCGGTGACCTCGACCAAATTGAAGGTGACCGGGATCGATCTGTTCTCGGCCGGCGATTTCGCGGCTGGTCCGGACAGGGAAGAGATCGTCCTGCAGGACGCGACCCGCGGCGTCTACAAACGCATCATCATCCAGGGTAAGAAAATCGTCGGCGCCGTGCTCTATGGCGATACGGTCGACGGTCCCTGGTATTTCCAGCACTTGCGCGACGGCACCGACGTTTCGCAGATGCGCGAGCGGCTGGTGTTCGGTTCGGCCAATCTCGGCGACGGCGGCCATAGCGGCCAGAACTCGGTCGCCGCCATGAGCGACGAGGCCGAAATCTGCGGATGCAACGGCGTCTGCAAGGGCACGATCGTCAAGGCGATCAGCGAAAAGAAGCTGTTCACGATCGATGACGTTCGCGCCCACACCAAGGCATCGTCGTCGTGCGGCTCCTGCACCGGGCTGGTCGAGCAGGTGCTCGCCTTTACGCTCGGCGGCGACTATTCCGTGGCGCCGAAGGTCAAGCCGATCTGCGCCTGCACCGATCACAGCCACGACGACGCACGCCGCGTCATCGTCGAGCAGGGATTGAAGACGATTCCCGATGTCATGAAGTTCATGGACTGGAAGACGCCCAATGGCTGTCACTCGTGCCGGCCGGCGTTGAACTACTATCTGGTCTCGCAATGGCCCGGCGAATATCGCGACGACGCACAGTCGCGCTACATCAACGAGCGGGTTCACGCCAACATCCAGAAGGACGGCACCTATTCGGTGGTGCCGCGGATGTGGGGCGGCGTCACCACGCCGGACGAGCTTCGCGCCATTGCGGATGTCGCGGACAAATTCAAGATTCCGACCGTCAAGGTGACCGGCGGGCAGCGCATCGATCTGCTCGGCGTCAAGAAGGAGGATTTGCCCGCGGTCTGGGCCGACCTCAACGATGCCGGCATGGTGTCCGGCCACGCCTATGCCAAGGGCCTGCGCACGGTGAAAACCTGCGTCGGCTCGGAATGGTGCCGCTTCGGCACCCAGGATTCGACCGGCCTCGGCATCAAGATCGAAAAGTTCATGTGGGGCTCGTGGACGCCGGCCAAGGTCAAGCTCGGCGTGTCCGGCTGTCCGCGCAACTGCGCGGAAGCCACCTGCAAGGATGTCGGCGTGATCTGCGTCGATTCCGGCTTCGAGATCCATTTCGCCGGCGCCGCCGGCCTTCATATCAAGGGCACCGAATTTTTGGGCAAGGTCGCGACCGAGGAGGAGACGCTCGAAGTCATCTGCGCCCTGACCCAGCTCTATCGCGAGCAGGGCTGGTACCTGGAGCGCATGTACAAATGGTGCGACCGGGTCGGTCTCGATGCCATCCGCAAGCAGGTGGTCGACGATCTGGCCAACCGCAAGGCGCTGTTCGGCCGCTTCGCCTATTCGCAGCAATTCTCGCAGAGCGATCCCTGGGCGGAGCGCGCCCGACGTGGCGTCGAGAGCAATGAATTCAAGCCAATGGCTGAGTTGGAGCTGGCATGA